A genomic segment from Kyrpidia tusciae DSM 2912 encodes:
- a CDS encoding hydroxymethylglutaryl-CoA lyase produces MWPKKVFIREVGPRDGLQNEGTFVETDDKVEWINLLSTSGITAIEVSSFVHPKWIPALRDAADVFRRIRRVPGVTYSALVPNVRGLERGLEAGIDEAVLFVSASESHNLNNVNKSIRESLMEAEQVVNRCAAAGISVRAYVSTVFGCPFEGSVSVSQTMYIVQRFVDMGIQDISLADTIGVANPGQVEHVLEEVEKITAIDRIALHFHDTRGLGLANVAVSLKAGVTRFESSLGGLGGCPYAPGALGNICTEDLLYMLHGIGINTGVDMDVMIRAARMIQDKLGKSLPSCTLQVLSNLQRIS; encoded by the coding sequence ATGTGGCCGAAGAAAGTCTTCATTCGAGAAGTGGGGCCGCGGGACGGGTTGCAAAACGAAGGGACCTTCGTTGAAACAGACGATAAGGTCGAATGGATCAACCTACTGAGCACGAGCGGCATTACGGCCATCGAGGTCAGTTCTTTTGTGCATCCCAAATGGATTCCCGCTCTTCGGGACGCCGCCGATGTTTTCAGACGCATTCGAAGAGTTCCTGGGGTGACGTATTCGGCGCTCGTACCCAATGTCAGAGGATTGGAGCGGGGGCTGGAAGCGGGGATTGATGAAGCGGTTTTGTTTGTGTCCGCCAGTGAGTCGCACAATCTCAACAATGTGAACAAATCGATCCGAGAGTCGCTGATGGAAGCTGAACAGGTAGTAAACAGGTGTGCGGCTGCCGGAATTTCTGTTCGTGCCTACGTGTCCACCGTGTTTGGCTGTCCGTTTGAGGGAAGTGTATCGGTTTCGCAGACCATGTACATCGTGCAACGATTCGTGGACATGGGCATTCAAGACATCTCTCTGGCTGATACGATTGGTGTGGCCAATCCGGGACAGGTGGAACACGTGTTGGAGGAAGTTGAGAAAATAACGGCGATCGATCGTATCGCGCTGCACTTTCATGATACTCGTGGGCTGGGTCTTGCGAATGTGGCAGTGAGTCTGAAAGCCGGCGTGACCCGGTTTGAATCCTCTCTAGGCGGGCTCGGCGGATGTCCATATGCGCCGGGGGCTCTCGGCAACATATGCACCGAAGACTTGCTGTACATGCTGCACGGTATCGGCATCAATACCGGGGTTGATATGGACGTCATGATTCGCGCTGCCCGCATGATTCAGGATAAATTGGGCAAATCACTGCCGAGTTGCACGCTGCAGGTTTTGTCCAATCTACAACGTATCTCATAA
- a CDS encoding MmgE/PrpD family protein: MRESLTFELADWIRQVRFSSLPPEVVDLTKVTVLDWLGSAIAGSQTPPSAIVRRFAADQGGIPQATVIGGGQPARVTGKERQRTSALLTTFVNGVSSHIVELDDVHKGAIIHAGTAVIPAAIALAEQVAASGPRLIEAVVAGFEVCIRIGEAVTPSHYRYFHTTGTVGTFGAAAAASKLLDLSVEQTVHALGNAGTQAAGLWEFIEDGAMSKHLHSGKAGMNGLLAACLAKDGFTGASRILEGDRGFLRAMAQEYDAGKIVGGLGMGYKIMENCFKIHSSCRHTHHAVDLVIELVNRNNLVPENIGGIEVNTYQVALDITDNPNPESVYAAKFSLQFCAALAAVKRRASLRDFTEDTLKDSTVRGLLKKVRVAVDPVCQSRYPEKWGARVVIRTRGGAEYTASTEYPKGDFENPVSTEELMNKFRDLVDGCISAEEAERLIGRTMALDRLPDVRALFAE; this comes from the coding sequence ATGAGAGAGTCTTTGACATTTGAATTGGCGGATTGGATTCGACAGGTACGGTTCTCATCGCTGCCTCCCGAGGTGGTGGATCTGACGAAAGTCACCGTTCTGGATTGGTTGGGCAGCGCCATTGCGGGATCTCAAACGCCTCCTTCGGCCATTGTTCGTCGCTTTGCAGCGGATCAAGGTGGAATTCCCCAGGCAACGGTGATCGGGGGCGGACAGCCGGCCCGCGTGACTGGAAAGGAACGACAGAGGACCTCGGCATTGTTAACAACATTTGTTAACGGCGTAAGTTCTCACATCGTGGAGTTAGATGATGTGCACAAGGGCGCCATCATTCATGCAGGTACGGCGGTGATCCCTGCAGCGATTGCCCTGGCGGAACAAGTGGCGGCATCCGGCCCACGTCTGATTGAGGCTGTCGTTGCAGGGTTCGAGGTGTGTATCCGGATTGGGGAGGCGGTGACCCCTTCTCACTACCGATATTTCCACACGACGGGCACTGTCGGGACTTTTGGGGCCGCCGCGGCTGCAAGTAAATTGTTGGATCTTTCCGTCGAACAAACGGTTCATGCTTTGGGAAATGCCGGAACCCAGGCGGCCGGTCTTTGGGAATTTATCGAAGACGGTGCCATGAGTAAGCATCTTCATTCGGGGAAAGCGGGCATGAATGGCCTTCTGGCAGCCTGCCTGGCCAAAGACGGGTTTACGGGAGCATCTCGGATTCTGGAAGGGGATAGAGGGTTTCTCCGGGCGATGGCTCAAGAATATGATGCCGGCAAGATTGTTGGCGGGCTCGGAATGGGATATAAGATTATGGAGAATTGCTTCAAGATCCATTCTTCCTGTCGTCATACTCATCATGCTGTCGATTTAGTGATTGAACTGGTGAACCGGAACAATTTGGTTCCGGAGAATATCGGAGGGATCGAGGTGAACACTTACCAAGTCGCTCTTGATATTACGGACAATCCCAATCCCGAAAGTGTTTACGCGGCCAAGTTTAGCCTACAGTTTTGCGCTGCCCTGGCAGCGGTCAAAAGACGTGCGTCACTTCGAGATTTCACCGAAGACACGTTGAAAGATTCAACGGTGCGGGGCCTGTTGAAGAAAGTCAGAGTAGCCGTGGATCCGGTATGCCAATCGAGGTATCCTGAAAAATGGGGGGCGCGGGTCGTGATCCGAACCCGCGGCGGGGCGGAGTATACTGCGTCCACCGAGTATCCGAAAGGTGATTTCGAAAACCCCGTATCAACAGAAGAATTAATGAATAAATTCCGTGATCTTGTCGACGGGTGTATCTCAGCGGAGGAAGCCGAGCGATTGATCGGACGAACGATGGCTCTGGACCGGCTGCCCGACGTGAGGGCATTATTTGCGGAATGA
- a CDS encoding SDR family NAD(P)-dependent oxidoreductase, producing the protein MDLGLRGKVVLVTGAAKGIGKEIALSLAREGADVAVNYLSSQGAAEETVGEIRKLGGKAVAACADIASLDQVRLMKEEIERQLGPVYGVVNNAGYAPAKKFFKTQPEDWKRVVDVCFYGTLHLAYVFVPTMVEQGEGKMVNLVGDSARMGDPNLIISAAARGGVISFSKSLAQDVGKNGVQVNVVSLGLVDQGYLGFSEETLEKIRKKYPVQRTGVPNDVAAACLFLLSHQSSWITGQVLSVNGGYSMMG; encoded by the coding sequence TTGGACCTTGGATTAAGGGGAAAAGTGGTGCTGGTCACCGGCGCAGCCAAGGGAATTGGCAAGGAAATCGCTCTGAGTTTGGCAAGGGAGGGGGCGGATGTAGCTGTCAATTACCTCTCCTCCCAAGGGGCGGCGGAAGAAACGGTGGGAGAGATTCGGAAGTTGGGAGGCAAAGCGGTGGCGGCGTGTGCCGACATTGCGAGCCTGGATCAGGTCCGATTGATGAAAGAAGAAATTGAAAGACAGTTGGGTCCGGTGTACGGGGTGGTCAACAATGCCGGCTATGCGCCCGCCAAAAAATTTTTTAAGACACAGCCTGAAGACTGGAAACGGGTAGTGGACGTTTGCTTTTATGGTACACTTCACCTCGCTTATGTATTTGTGCCTACAATGGTGGAGCAAGGCGAAGGAAAAATGGTAAACCTCGTGGGCGATTCGGCCCGAATGGGCGATCCGAACCTGATTATATCTGCCGCCGCCCGCGGCGGGGTGATCAGCTTCAGCAAGTCGTTGGCCCAGGATGTGGGAAAAAATGGGGTGCAGGTCAATGTTGTGTCTTTGGGGTTGGTGGATCAGGGATATCTGGGGTTTTCGGAAGAAACCTTGGAGAAGATACGGAAAAAGTACCCCGTTCAGCGCACTGGGGTGCCCAATGACGTTGCAGCTGCGTGCTTGTTCTTGCTGTCTCATCAAAGCAGCTGGATCACCGGCCAGGTACTTTCGGTCAATGGCGGTTACAGCATGATGGGGTAA
- a CDS encoding CaiB/BaiF CoA transferase family protein gives MTTDKGNGAKGPLTGLRILDFTTNISGPSATAILADLGADVIKIERVSKGDDARHMSPQWNGESAYFLAINRNKRSMALDFTKPEGREIILKLVARSDVVVENFRKGVLEKYGLDSVTLVRQYPSLVYCSLTAYGEAGKDQWKPGYDAVLQARTGIMSITGSREEEPSRAGVSILDAGSAMWAAVGILSALFHRERTGRGQIVGTSLFETGIYWMNYHLTSYQATNRDPVPQGARHMAFAPYGTFQTADDLILIGISNDVLFEKLTEAMGCAELASDPRFAHNPDRVANREELEQILSARFRQYPSAVWIERLEAAGIPCSPVQKVSRVYRDPQTEALDMLQKVQHPHIPELRIPRLPVRLTETPAEIRSPAPLLGQHTRVILEEIGESHRLQELVDKGVVGV, from the coding sequence ATGACAACGGACAAGGGGAATGGTGCCAAAGGACCGCTGACAGGGTTACGAATATTGGATTTTACCACGAACATCTCTGGACCGTCCGCTACCGCGATCCTGGCAGATCTGGGGGCGGACGTCATTAAAATCGAACGGGTATCGAAGGGGGATGATGCGAGGCACATGAGTCCCCAGTGGAATGGCGAGTCGGCCTATTTTCTCGCGATCAACCGGAATAAGCGATCGATGGCCTTGGATTTTACCAAACCGGAAGGCAGAGAGATCATCCTAAAACTGGTTGCCAGGTCGGACGTGGTGGTGGAAAACTTTCGTAAAGGTGTTCTGGAAAAGTATGGACTAGATAGTGTTACATTGGTGCGGCAGTACCCTTCTCTCGTGTATTGCTCGTTGACTGCGTATGGTGAAGCTGGAAAGGACCAATGGAAACCGGGATATGATGCTGTTCTGCAGGCCCGCACGGGCATCATGAGTATTACCGGGAGTCGGGAGGAAGAACCCTCTCGCGCCGGAGTGTCGATTCTCGACGCCGGCAGTGCCATGTGGGCGGCGGTCGGCATCTTGTCTGCCTTATTTCATCGTGAGCGGACCGGGCGCGGACAAATTGTCGGAACGTCACTGTTTGAAACGGGTATCTATTGGATGAATTATCACCTGACTTCCTACCAAGCCACGAATCGCGACCCGGTACCTCAAGGGGCCAGACACATGGCCTTTGCCCCATACGGTACGTTTCAAACGGCAGATGATCTGATCCTTATCGGCATCTCCAATGATGTGTTGTTTGAGAAATTGACGGAGGCGATGGGGTGCGCTGAATTGGCGTCAGATCCAAGGTTTGCACACAACCCCGACCGTGTGGCGAATCGAGAGGAACTGGAACAGATTCTCAGTGCCCGGTTTCGACAGTATCCGTCCGCGGTGTGGATCGAACGTTTGGAGGCGGCCGGGATCCCGTGTTCGCCGGTTCAAAAAGTGTCTCGAGTTTATCGCGATCCGCAGACTGAGGCGCTCGATATGTTGCAAAAGGTGCAACACCCGCATATTCCGGAACTTCGCATACCGCGACTGCCGGTCCGTTTGACGGAGACGCCGGCGGAAATTCGCAGTCCAGCGCCGCTTCTTGGACAGCATACTAGGGTAATTCTAGAAGAGATCGGAGAGTCTCATCGCCTGCAGGAATTGGTCGACAAAGGCGTTGTGGGAGTTTAA
- a CDS encoding enoyl-CoA hydratase/isomerase family protein yields the protein MSYVRWIRRSEDPRIAQIVLSREPVMNAFNTEMAKELISACRDIQGCDDIRVVGLVSSDSRFFCTGADLKERNNMTDEQWRAQHKLFEEMFYTLADLPMPTIAVIDGYCLAGGMELALNCDLWVVSEDAVFGLPEVTRGIMPGGGGTRLLAKRIGVHRAKEVILSGQKFTAWQMASMGAVNSLVPREQLDTEFLNLARSISQNAPLAVQYSKAAIDELFGMPDADARIRELYWYNKCVDTEDRLEGIRAFNERRPPNFVGR from the coding sequence ATGTCGTACGTACGGTGGATCCGAAGATCGGAAGATCCTCGGATTGCCCAGATTGTGCTAAGTCGTGAACCGGTGATGAATGCGTTCAACACAGAGATGGCGAAAGAGTTGATCTCCGCGTGCAGGGATATTCAGGGCTGCGACGATATCCGTGTTGTGGGACTGGTTTCCTCGGACAGCCGGTTTTTTTGTACCGGGGCCGATCTGAAAGAGCGCAACAATATGACCGATGAACAATGGAGGGCACAACATAAGCTTTTCGAAGAAATGTTTTATACGCTCGCTGATCTCCCGATGCCGACCATTGCTGTCATCGACGGCTATTGTCTTGCAGGAGGCATGGAGTTGGCTCTGAACTGCGATCTTTGGGTGGTATCGGAAGATGCGGTGTTCGGGCTTCCCGAGGTTACGAGGGGAATCATGCCCGGTGGTGGAGGAACTCGCTTATTGGCGAAGAGAATCGGCGTCCACCGGGCAAAAGAAGTCATCCTGTCGGGACAAAAATTTACCGCTTGGCAAATGGCATCGATGGGGGCGGTGAACAGTCTCGTTCCTCGAGAACAGCTTGATACAGAATTCCTGAACCTGGCGAGAAGTATCAGCCAGAATGCACCGCTGGCGGTTCAGTATAGTAAAGCGGCCATCGACGAGTTGTTTGGGATGCCCGATGCGGATGCCCGGATTCGCGAGTTGTACTGGTACAACAAGTGCGTCGACACGGAGGACAGGCTTGAGGGAATTCGTGCGTTCAATGAAAGGAGACCGCCGAATTTTGTGGGGCGGTAG
- a CDS encoding acyl-CoA dehydrogenase family protein — MNHGNQAELYEDLRRGVRKVCEKFPDSYWRALDQERAYPEEFVNALTQAGYLAALIPEEYGGAGLGITEASIILEEVNRSGGNAGACHAQMYTMGTLLRHGSEEQKRKYLPKIADGTLRLQAFGITEPNTGSDTTQLKTTAVRKGDKYIVNGQKVFISRTEYSDLMLLLVRTTPVDQVKKRTEGLSVLLVDLREAVGKGLTIRPIRTMMNHSTTELFIEGLEVPAENLIGEEGKGFRYILDGMNAERILIAAECIGDGRWFIDRAVGYAKQRVVFNRPIGQNQGIQFPLARAYVNVEAADLMRFKAAELFDSGQPCGAQANMAKLLAADASWEAANVALQTHGGFGFAEEYDVERKFRETRLYQVAPISTNLILSFVAEHVLGLPRSY; from the coding sequence GTGAATCATGGGAATCAAGCGGAGTTGTACGAAGATCTGCGGCGCGGTGTCCGCAAGGTGTGCGAAAAATTCCCGGATTCCTATTGGCGGGCATTGGACCAAGAGAGAGCCTACCCGGAGGAATTCGTCAATGCTTTGACTCAAGCCGGCTATTTGGCTGCGCTGATTCCTGAGGAATACGGCGGCGCGGGCCTCGGGATTACGGAAGCGTCGATCATCCTCGAGGAGGTCAATCGTTCCGGGGGGAACGCCGGTGCTTGTCATGCTCAAATGTACACCATGGGCACATTGCTTCGCCATGGTTCAGAGGAACAAAAGCGTAAATATCTACCGAAAATTGCAGACGGTACTTTGCGGTTGCAGGCCTTCGGAATCACGGAGCCGAATACAGGTTCCGATACGACGCAATTGAAAACCACCGCGGTTCGTAAAGGCGACAAATATATCGTCAATGGACAAAAAGTATTCATTTCCCGAACTGAATACTCGGACCTCATGTTGCTTTTGGTCCGGACCACCCCTGTAGACCAAGTCAAAAAACGTACGGAGGGCCTGTCGGTCCTGCTGGTGGACTTGCGGGAAGCCGTGGGAAAGGGACTGACGATTCGCCCGATCCGAACGATGATGAACCACTCCACGACGGAATTGTTTATTGAGGGTTTGGAAGTGCCGGCGGAGAATCTTATCGGAGAAGAAGGGAAAGGATTTCGCTATATTTTGGACGGAATGAACGCCGAACGAATCCTCATCGCCGCCGAGTGTATCGGAGACGGGAGGTGGTTCATCGATCGGGCTGTCGGGTACGCGAAACAACGTGTCGTGTTCAATCGTCCAATCGGCCAAAACCAAGGCATTCAGTTCCCACTTGCCCGGGCTTATGTGAATGTGGAGGCGGCTGATCTGATGCGGTTTAAGGCTGCTGAACTCTTTGACAGCGGACAGCCGTGCGGCGCCCAGGCCAATATGGCGAAGCTGCTTGCTGCCGATGCGTCGTGGGAAGCTGCGAATGTGGCCCTTCAGACTCATGGAGGGTTTGGCTTTGCCGAAGAGTACGACGTCGAACGGAAATTTCGCGAGACCCGGTTGTACCAAGTGGCGCCGATTTCCACCAACTTGATCTTGTCTTTCGTCGCGGAACACGTCCTTGGCCTGCCGAGATCGTACTAA
- a CDS encoding acyl-CoA dehydrogenase family protein, which yields MAKFEGVSFPIAEYHTWLEMARWFCYRTLWMRDEGLPHTKEASMCKWIGPHIATKAIHECLLLHGHYGYTKEMPIEQRPVDDHHGVLGQDVRQAVAGVPEKDWAGHERDGR from the coding sequence CTGGCCAAATTTGAAGGTGTATCCTTTCCCATCGCCGAATACCACACCTGGTTGGAAATGGCCCGTTGGTTCTGTTACCGCACTCTCTGGATGCGAGACGAGGGCCTTCCTCATACGAAAGAAGCCTCAATGTGTAAGTGGATCGGGCCGCACATCGCGACCAAAGCGATCCATGAATGTCTCTTATTGCATGGTCATTACGGGTATACGAAAGAAATGCCCATCGAACAGCGACCTGTTGATGATCATCACGGTGTTCTCGGCCAGGATGTACGGCAAGCGGTCGCAGGAGTTCCGGAAAAAGATTGGGCAGGCCATGAAAGAGATGGGAGGTGA
- a CDS encoding NADPH-dependent 2,4-dienoyl-CoA reductase: MYELLLSAGRIGRLVLPNRVIMGSLHLGFENFPKGAEYLASFYAERAKGRVGLIITGGSAVTPEGASDLQFSRIWDSTESDKFVRITTAVHQAGGRIALQLFHAGRYAREDKTGLQPVAPSAVPTRMSPTLARELREDEVEAIIEAFGRGAALAKEYGFDAVEIMGSEGYLINQFLSPVTNRREDGWGGTFEKRARFGLEVARSVRRCAGEDFPVIFRMSGLDLIPDSTTWEETVRFARLLEENGVDALNIGIGWHESAIPTVQAHVPHAAFAHVAGEIKRAVSIPVVVSNRINRPELANRLLAEGVADFVSMARPFLADPHFVRKVEEGRPESINTCIACNQACLDKTFTHRPVSCLVNPQAGRESLLPVVRTENPMRVAVVGGGPAGMEACRVLALRGHRVTLFEKERSLGGQFRWAGRVPGKGDFVRTIEYYSHELNRLGVDVRLHTAVSGSVLQSFDACVLATGVVPRSVSMPGSDLPHVCYYTDYFEDRAVVGEKVVVIGAGGIALDVALRLTEGKISPEVALFLLEQAVEDVSSISERLRPRRKVTLLRRGRRVAEHVGRTTRWVVLNELARRGVDIRTEIRYKAIVPGGVEIEEKGKSVVLPADSVIIAAGQESNRTLLEELTALGFIRLQIPDAQTWLNGERLEPLVPSLPPVQEGKPLFVIGGANDPEALDAERAILEGTLAGRLI; the protein is encoded by the coding sequence GTGTATGAACTGCTTTTGTCTGCCGGCCGCATTGGCCGGCTGGTATTGCCAAACCGAGTCATCATGGGTTCGCTGCATCTCGGTTTTGAAAACTTTCCCAAAGGCGCCGAATATCTTGCTTCCTTTTATGCGGAGCGGGCAAAGGGGCGGGTGGGACTGATCATCACCGGAGGGTCGGCTGTAACTCCGGAGGGGGCCAGCGATTTACAGTTTTCGAGGATCTGGGATTCTACGGAAAGCGATAAATTTGTTAGAATTACGACAGCAGTCCATCAGGCGGGTGGCAGGATTGCCCTGCAGCTGTTCCACGCGGGCCGGTATGCCAGGGAGGACAAGACCGGATTGCAGCCGGTGGCACCGTCCGCAGTTCCAACGCGGATGAGCCCGACTTTGGCGAGGGAATTGCGGGAGGACGAGGTCGAGGCGATCATCGAAGCATTCGGAAGGGGCGCGGCTCTGGCCAAGGAATACGGGTTTGACGCCGTGGAGATCATGGGGTCGGAAGGATATCTCATCAATCAATTTCTTTCCCCGGTGACGAATCGGCGGGAGGATGGATGGGGAGGGACATTTGAAAAGCGGGCGCGTTTTGGCCTGGAAGTTGCCCGCTCCGTAAGGCGCTGTGCAGGTGAAGACTTTCCGGTGATTTTTCGGATGTCGGGTCTGGATTTGATCCCGGACAGTACAACGTGGGAAGAGACGGTGCGTTTTGCCAGGCTGCTTGAAGAAAATGGGGTGGATGCATTAAACATCGGCATCGGCTGGCACGAGTCGGCGATTCCCACCGTGCAGGCCCATGTTCCGCATGCCGCTTTTGCCCATGTGGCCGGGGAAATCAAGAGGGCCGTCTCGATCCCTGTCGTGGTGAGTAACCGGATCAACAGGCCGGAGTTGGCCAATCGCCTCCTGGCCGAAGGGGTGGCGGATTTTGTATCGATGGCCCGACCGTTTCTGGCTGATCCGCACTTTGTTCGCAAGGTGGAAGAAGGCCGTCCGGAATCCATCAATACCTGCATTGCCTGCAACCAGGCATGCCTGGACAAGACGTTCACGCACCGTCCGGTGTCCTGTTTGGTGAATCCACAGGCCGGCAGGGAGAGCCTGCTGCCGGTTGTTAGGACAGAGAACCCCATGCGGGTGGCCGTGGTCGGCGGCGGGCCTGCCGGAATGGAAGCTTGCCGGGTGCTGGCGCTGAGGGGTCACAGGGTGACACTGTTTGAGAAAGAAAGGAGCCTGGGAGGGCAGTTTCGCTGGGCCGGCCGGGTGCCGGGGAAAGGGGATTTTGTCCGGACGATTGAGTATTACAGCCATGAGCTGAACCGCCTTGGTGTAGATGTACGGCTTCATACGGCGGTGAGCGGCTCGGTGTTGCAATCGTTTGATGCCTGTGTACTGGCGACTGGGGTGGTTCCCCGTTCCGTTTCAATGCCCGGCTCAGACCTTCCACATGTATGTTACTATACAGATTATTTTGAGGATCGCGCGGTTGTGGGAGAGAAAGTGGTGGTGATTGGAGCCGGGGGGATTGCCCTGGATGTGGCCTTGCGCTTAACCGAAGGAAAAATTTCCCCTGAAGTGGCTCTTTTTCTTCTGGAACAGGCTGTGGAGGATGTTTCATCGATTTCAGAACGATTACGGCCGCGCAGGAAAGTGACCCTTTTGCGCCGTGGTCGCCGCGTGGCGGAACATGTGGGGCGGACGACGCGCTGGGTGGTGTTGAATGAACTCGCCCGTCGTGGTGTGGATATCCGCACTGAAATCCGGTACAAGGCCATTGTACCGGGCGGCGTCGAAATTGAGGAAAAGGGGAAATCTGTTGTACTTCCCGCCGACTCGGTGATCATTGCCGCGGGACAGGAATCCAACCGCACTCTTCTGGAAGAACTGACGGCGCTGGGATTTATCCGGCTGCAGATCCCAGATGCCCAGACTTGGCTTAATGGAGAGCGGTTAGAACCACTGGTTCCATCGCTGCCACCTGTTCAAGAGGGAAAACCGCTTTTTGTAATCGGGGGCGCGAATGACCCGGAGGCACTGGACGCCGAGAGGGCGATTCTAGAGGGGACCTTGGCCGGAAGGCTGATCTGA
- a CDS encoding zinc ribbon domain-containing protein, with product MRELVTVIKTIRIGIHKEVHRCKREALERTKDIYNAVIAFYIDFFAAHLHVLDEPVQVRKKDGSIKERRRTNQELLTFAEFHTLATKAHPNPGWPLDEHVPSAEGMPTELRRAAINQAIGKVRSWWSHLKTWEETTPDRRMREPQLGAPNEPVTFYAGMVEHPAYDLNPQKKKRHTFISLKLHTGQKWEKVSLPVVVHARAEALLAGSALEKERIARERKRSKATQAGSGEEKGDRTWVAKSLTVYGKRDKRYPGGVRYAIHIPMEKSVDKPRKAEEQRRANPQMPVVAVDLGVGRLAVMGAFVEGRLAATRFVDGRALNPRRHRLLTAIHRKRKQSGRLQPGVQDNANLWNKIRNLDENAAKQTAVAIVRFAREHGARVIVFEHLRRYRPPKEKMSRSGRKNHKRAYWLRGQIMKWVRDLAFREGILTVERNPAYTSQVCPHCKVLGERKGPRFTCKNPNHRYSADADFVGMMNLYRKWTKTFVYPRRGDDPKPGVA from the coding sequence GTGAGGGAACTGGTCACGGTCATCAAGACGATCCGGATCGGGATTCACAAGGAGGTCCATCGGTGCAAGAGGGAGGCGCTGGAGAGGACCAAGGACATCTATAATGCCGTAATTGCCTTTTACATAGACTTTTTCGCGGCGCACCTGCACGTGTTGGACGAGCCGGTCCAGGTTCGGAAGAAGGACGGGTCTATCAAAGAACGAAGGCGCACCAACCAAGAACTGTTGACCTTCGCGGAGTTTCACACCTTGGCGACCAAAGCCCACCCGAACCCGGGGTGGCCGCTTGACGAGCACGTTCCGTCTGCGGAGGGGATGCCGACGGAGTTGCGGCGGGCGGCGATCAACCAGGCGATCGGCAAGGTGCGGTCCTGGTGGAGCCACCTGAAAACTTGGGAGGAAACGACACCGGACCGGCGCATGCGGGAACCCCAACTCGGCGCACCGAACGAACCGGTGACGTTTTATGCGGGGATGGTCGAGCATCCCGCGTATGACCTGAACCCGCAGAAGAAAAAGCGGCACACGTTCATCAGTCTGAAACTGCACACGGGGCAGAAGTGGGAAAAGGTGTCGCTGCCGGTTGTGGTTCACGCCCGGGCCGAAGCGCTTCTCGCCGGGTCCGCCCTGGAGAAAGAACGCATCGCTCGGGAAAGGAAACGTTCAAAGGCGACCCAGGCCGGTTCCGGCGAAGAAAAAGGGGACCGGACATGGGTGGCGAAATCCCTGACGGTGTACGGGAAGCGGGACAAACGGTATCCGGGCGGGGTGCGGTATGCGATCCACATCCCGATGGAGAAATCCGTGGACAAACCCCGGAAGGCAGAGGAACAGCGCCGGGCAAACCCACAGATGCCGGTGGTTGCGGTGGACCTGGGCGTGGGCAGGCTGGCGGTGATGGGAGCGTTCGTGGAAGGGCGGCTGGCGGCCACGAGGTTCGTGGACGGCAGGGCCTTGAACCCCCGCCGGCACCGGCTGTTGACCGCCATTCACCGCAAGCGGAAACAAAGCGGACGGCTTCAGCCGGGCGTCCAAGACAACGCGAACTTGTGGAACAAGATCCGGAACCTGGACGAGAACGCGGCCAAGCAGACGGCCGTGGCCATTGTCCGGTTCGCGAGGGAGCACGGCGCAAGGGTGATCGTGTTCGAGCACCTGCGCCGGTACCGGCCGCCGAAAGAGAAGATGAGCCGGAGCGGGCGGAAGAACCACAAACGAGCGTATTGGTTGCGCGGACAGATCATGAAATGGGTCCGGGACCTGGCGTTTCGGGAAGGAATTCTGACGGTGGAGCGCAACCCGGCCTACACGTCCCAGGTCTGTCCGCACTGCAAGGTGCTCGGGGAACGCAAGGGCCCACGGTTCACATGCAAGAACCCGAACCACCGGTACAGCGCGGACGCGGATTTTGTGGGGATGATGAACCTGTACAGGAAATGGACGAAGACATTCGTGTATCCCCGGAGAGGGGATGACCCAAAGCCAGGGGTTGCCTGA